The Paenibacillus amylolyticus genome contains the following window.
TCAAACGGACGCACCAAACGGGAGATATACATTGCTGTAGCCTCACCCTCGATATTGGGGTTCGTCGCTAAGATGATTTCTTTTATACGTTCATCACTTAATCGAATCAGGAGTTCCTTCAATCGAATATCGTCTGGGCCAATTCCCTCCATAGGTGAAATCGCACCCTGTAACACGTGATAGTATCCATCGAACTCCTTGGTGCGCTCCATGGCCACCAGATCCTTCGAATCCTGAACTACACAGATGACAGAGCCATCCCTGGACTTATCCTGACAGATGCGACACGGGTCCGTATCGGTGATGTTACAACATACAGAACAGTAATGAAGATTACGCTTCACACTTACGAGTGCTTTGGCAAAATCAATGACGTCATCTTCCTTCATGTTAAGCACATGAAAAGCTAAACGCGCTGCCGTCTTGGGACCTACACCCGGCAACCGGGTGAAGGCATCAATCAGCTTGGCTATTGGTTCGGGATAATACAATCGATTGCGTCTCCTTTGACAGGATCAATTTTTAATTAAAATAATCCCGGAATATTCATGCCACCTGTGAACTTGCCCATATCCTTGTTGGCAATCTCATCAGCTTTGGCCATTGCATCATTAACAGCTGTCATAACAAGATCCTGCAGCATCTCAACATCTTCCGGATCTACCGCTTCAGGTTTGATCGTGATCGCAAGCAATTTCTTGTGTCCGTTAACTTCAGCCGTCACTACACCGCCACCAGATGTTCCTTGGACTGTTTTGTCCGCCAGTTCCTCTTGAGCCTTCAGCATCTGCTCCTGCATTTTCTTCACTTGTTTCATCATTTGGTTCATGTTATTCATAATTTGTTCATCTCCTTTGTTATGGTTATCGCGCTATGCGCATTATTCTTTGATCACTACAAGGTCCTCGCCAAAGAGCTGGATAGCTTCATCAATCCAAGGCTGCTTGTCGCCTGAACCGCCGTCTTCATGCTCAGGTTCAAGCTTAAAATCCTCCTTTGGCGCATCAGAAGCTCCCTCCATTGCTCCGGTCCAGTCTTTGAGCATCATCGTCACCAATCGTGCCGGACGCCCAAGCTGTTCGGACAACACCCGCTCAATGACTTCGCGGTTCGCCTGCTTCTCCGTTGTTTCACGGTGAATGTTGTTTTTAAAGGCAACCAGCACATTGTCTTCTAACAAGGATACAGGCTCACCATCCACAAACCAGGCGTGAACGGTAACCCTTTCTTCTTTCACTCGTTGCAGAATCTGACTCCATTTTTTGCTGATCTCTGCGAACTCAGGAGCTCCCTTGCGCGCAACATACTGATCCAACTGTGCGGGAAGCTTCGCAGGCGAGTTGCCTCTCGATACAGGGGCTCGTGTTGCCGGACGTGATGGAGCGTTTGATGCACCTTCCCCGCCAGACAATCCACTCTTGAGTGCACGATCCAACTTCTTCTCCAATTCAGCAAGTTGCTGCTTCAGGCGGTTGATCTCTCCCCCATCAGCAGATGCTGCTTGAGCTGAAGACCCTGCCTGAACAGAAGCCTCACCTTGAGCTGGAATACTGCACAGTTTAAGCAACGCAACTTCAAATAATGTCTGTGGCTGAACTGCATATTTCATTTCACTCTGGTACCGATTAAGGGTGTCAATCATGTGGAATAGTTGCTCCCTGGTGAATGATTCCGCCATATCACGAAAAGATTCTGGATTAAGCACCCGGTCCGTCAGCTTATCTGCATCAGGCACCATCTTAATCATAAGCAAATCACGGAAATAATACAGCAGATTCTCCATGCACTTGTCTGCACTCTTTCCTTCATGCATGAAACCTTCAATCATCTGCAGAATATGACCAACATCACCCTTGAGCAGCGAAGCAGCCAGACTGGCAAATTGCTCTGAAGCAATCCCACCCGTCATGTCCATGACCTGCTGGTACGTTACTCGACCATCCGTAAATGAAGAGATCTGATCCAGCACACTAAGTGCATCCCTCATTCCACCGTCCGATAAACGGGCAATGTATTGAAGCGCATCCTGGTCAGCTTCCATGCCTTCCTGTTCACAGATCAATGTAAGTCTTGCTGTCTGCTCTTCCAGGGAAACCCGGCGAAAATCAAATCGCTGACAGCGCGATATAATCGTAGCCGGAAGGCGATGCGGTTCCGTTGTTGCCAAAATAAACATCACATGTGGCGGCGGCTCCTCCAATGTTTTGAGTAAAGCATTGAATGCCTCCGTCGTCAGCATGTGCACTTCATCAATAATATAGACTTTCTGCCGGACTTCGGTTGGCGCATATTTAACCTTTTCCCGAAGATCACGGATCTCTTCAACGCCCCGGTTGGATGCAGCATCAATCTCCTGCACATCCATCACAGCGCCGGTCGTAATTCTCCGGCAAGCTTCACACTCGTTACAAGGTTCAGGCGCAGGCCCACGTTCGCAGTTTACAGCTTTGGCCAAAATCTTGGCAGCACTTGTCTTCCCCGTTCCTCTGGGCCCGCTAAATAAGTAGGCATGGGAAGTCCGCTGTTCACGAATCGCGTTCTGCAAGGTCTGAATAATATGCTGTTGCCCCACCATATCTTGAAACGACTGGGGACGCCAAGCCCGGTATAACGCGATATGCTCCATGATGCGTTACCTTCCTTCCACTTCGCATTCGAGTCCTTTGTCGTTCCCCCATTATACTATATTCCAGGGTGAATCCAAACTTTATCTGACTCATTCATGCGTGGTTTTTTAAGACATATCAAAAAGACCTCTGCATACATACAACTGCAAAGGTCTCTACATTTAAATGGTAAGCCGTGCACCTGCTATCGATATTCGCGATCCAAGTGGCACCCCTAAACAATAGCTCGGGCTAGGCAACCCTCCGGCACAAGAGTGATCTCACTTATGGCTGCTTCCTTCCGGACCTGACCAGGTTCATGAGTACTCATTGCGGAGGACCCAACCGTCAACACCACGTTTAGGGACCAAACCTCACATCGACAAAACCTCTAGCAGGAATTCAACCTCGCTATAGCGGATTGCGAGTTACAGGACACCGCTACCTCCCCATCTAGCACGGTAAGAAATAGTATAACGTAAGGTTATCCAAATTGCAACCAGAAGGAACGTGGAGACAATTGTGATGACATAAAACATATAAAAACCCCTGCCAGATCAGCAGGGGTGTGTTGGATGCAATTAGCAGACAACTTCCAGGAATTGTCCTATTATATTCCGTATTTCTTCTTGAAACGATCAACACGGCCGCCGGCATCGATAAACTTCTGTTTACCTGTGAAGAACGGGTGGCACGCGGAGCAAATCTCTACACGAAGTCCGTCTTTAACCGAACCTGTCTCAAAAGTATTCCCGCAAGCGCAAGATACCTGACCAATCGTGTATTTAGGATGAATTGCTTCTTTCATTACCTTTCACCTCTTTCCGCCCTGAGCCTCAAGCGGACCCAGAGTAAATGGCATAACTCTGAGATTATAACATGGCCTCGTGCCTGTTGCAATCCATAATTATTAAGAGGTAATTAACCGTTTTGGACGTGCCATTCCTGCTGGTGGAACATGGGTATATGATCCGATCACAACATCTGGCAACTCGTCTTCAAAGATCTCAATCATCTGCTTCATACCCAAGATATCACCTTGAGCCGGCGGGATTAATTCCAGATAGCTCTCCGGGTCGATGTTGAGATTACGCATCTGAATCAAGCGCAGATCGGTTCTTCTCGCAAACTCAATCATCGCCTCAATCTCTTCCTCACGATCTGTTACGCCAGGGAAGATCAAATAGTTAATGGAGGTGTATACACCCTGCTGCGCTGCGTATTTCATTGACTTTTCAACATTGGCCAAGGTATAACCACGCGGTTTATAGTATGCATTATAGTGGTCATCCAGAGCACTAATTGTACTTACACGCATCAGATCCAATCCAGCATCCACAATACCTCTAATGTGATCATTCAGACCGGCATTGGTATTAATGTTGATATACCCCATGTCCGTTATGGAACGCACTTCGCGAATGGCTTCAATAATCAGTTTGGCCTGCGTGGAAGGCTCCCCTTCACAACCTTGTCCAAAGCTAATGATGGATTCCGGTGTCTTCAGGTGCTCCAGCATAACCTCCACAATCTCATCCACACGTGGCCGGAAGTTCATACGTGTCTGCGGGGAGACAAAGCCGCTATCATCCGGTTGCTCAGAGATGCACCCGAAACAACCTGCATTGCAGGAATAGGATACCGGCACTCCACCTTCCCAACGATTCAGGAACGTGTTCGATGATGTTAGACATTCATATCCAAGTGCACAGTTGGATAGATGGGTGTATAGGCGGTTCTCCGGGTATTGCTCTGTCAACCGTTTAACCCCGGAACGCACATCGTCACGATCACAGTTGAGCGGATTCCATTGGTCAGGACTATCCGATTTCGCAGCTGTGACATAGAAACCGCCATCTTTCCAGACTACTGCGGAGTAGCCGAACAACGGCAACTTATACTCCTTATCTGTCTTCACATAACCAGGGAGACACAAACGCGTGAATCCTTGGGGAAGCAAAGCACCTACAGCCTGTGTATCCGTTGGCATTGGCAGCATCTCACCGGTATCCGGGTCCATACCAATAGGCCGGGTGCTAGGGAGGCCAACCAATGTTGCGCCCTCTGGCAAGGGAATTAACTCATCTTCCATAATCTCAACGATCATATCTCCACTGCGGGCAAGCCCGTACAGGGATGGGTGATCAAATACATTACCTTTTTCATCTGCGTATACTAAATACATGATGTTCTCCTCACATCTATTGGGTTAAACCTAACGACGAGTGTATTGTACCATTCACAGCAATGCTGCAAAAAAAGAAATTGATTAGTCGAACGCCACTTAGTTTGATGTACCTGATGTAGCTGTCTGCCTAGGTGTGCGACGGGTTGTTGTTGTTCCCGAATTGCTTGTCGGACTGTTACCCGCGTTATCAAAAGCAGCCAGGAACTCGGCATTCGTTTTGCTGTTACGAAGTTTTTTCAGGAAACCTTCAACAAAGTCATGGGAGTCATTCATATTCTTGCGAATCGCCCAAATTGTATCCAGTTCTTCTTTGCTGAGCAGTACTTCTTCACGACGCGTACCGGAGCGACGAATGTCGATCGCAGGGAAAATACGACGTTCTGCCAGTTTGCGATCCAAATGAAGCTCCATGTTTCCTGTACCTTTAAACTCCTCATAAATGACATCATCCATACGTGATCCCGTGTCAATTAATGCCGTTGCCAGGATCGTCAAGCTTCCGCCTTCTTCCACATTCCGCGCTGAACCAAAGAAACGTTTCGGACGATGGAATGCGGCTGGATCAATACCACCACTAAGTGTACGACCGGATGGTGGAATAACCAGGTTATATGCACGGGCAAGACGCGTAATGCTATCCAGCAGGATAACAACATCTTTTTGGCTTCAACGAGACGAAGCGCACGCTCAAGTACCAATTCCGCCACCTTGATATGATTCTCAGGCAGTTCATCAAATGTCGAAGCCACAACTTCCCCTTTTACAGAACGCGACATATCCGTTACTTCCTCTGGACGTTCATCAATCAACAGGACAAACAGTTCAATTTCAGGATTGTTAGTTGAGATGCTGTTGGCAATTTCTTTGAGGAGAAGTGTTTTACCCGCTTTGGGAGGTGCTACGATCAATCCGCGCTGTCCCAATCCTACCGGGGCGAGCACATCCATAATTCGTGTGGACAAATGGTTGGGGGATGTTTCGAGAACCAGTTTTTTCTGCGGATACAGTGGGGTTAATGCCGGGAAGTGAAGCCGCTCTGCAGCCGCCGATGGATTCTCACCGTTTACAGCATTGACTTGCAACAAACCGAAGTATCTCTCGTTTTCCTTAGGCGTTCTACACTTACCTGATACGAGGTCACCTGTTCTTAGGTCAAACTTGCGTATCTGAGAAGCTGAGATGTAGATGTCTTCCGTACTTGGCAAGTAGTTAATCGGCCGTAGAAAACCGTAACCTTCAGGTAAAATCTCGAGTACACCTTGCATGAACATCAGGCCACTCTGTTCCGCTTGTGCACGTAGTATGGCAAAGATTAATTCTTTCTTTTTTAACGTACCATAGTAAGGTATCTGATATTTTTTGGCCAGTTTGTAAAGGTCCGTTAGTTTCATTTCTTCCAAATCGGAAATTTGTAGATCCATATAATAACCACCTATTCAATTAATAAGTCCGTGTGATGGATAGTTTCGCTAGATGTTCCGGCTATAGATTGCGGCATCTGCCACAATCTCTTCTGTCCATTGTACGGAATGTAACCGTTATAATGCAAATACTTGTCTTTGAGTGTAAGTTTCCGGGTGGGATAGCCAACATTCGGCGAGATCCGCTATTGAGTGAACGATGCATTGAGGCGATCAATCCGGATAGACCGGCTATGGAGCGCAGTTCAAACAAAACCGGGGGTTGGGGATGAGAAATGATGTTCTTACAGCCATATGAAGTTTAATTCAAAAAAAGACCCTCCGGTAAAGGAAACAGGAACATTTCGTTTTATGCCGGAGAGACTGAGAACTCTATTAAAACAGGTTTGCCTAAACATCAGAAAGATATGCAGTTCAGTTAAAATAAACCAGTGTGTACCCGAATTCTGCACACGCTTCCTGTTAATCCGTTTCCCGCCATACATCTGCACCGAGCAGGCGCAGATTAGTAACCAGATGATCATAACCACGGTCAATATATTCGACACC
Protein-coding sequences here:
- the recR gene encoding recombination mediator RecR, translating into MYYPEPIAKLIDAFTRLPGVGPKTAARLAFHVLNMKEDDVIDFAKALVSVKRNLHYCSVCCNITDTDPCRICQDKSRDGSVICVVQDSKDLVAMERTKEFDGYYHVLQGAISPMEGIGPDDIRLKELLIRLSDERIKEIILATNPNIEGEATAMYISRLVRPFEISVTRIAHGLPVGGDLEYADEVTLSKALEGRREMR
- a CDS encoding YbaB/EbfC family nucleoid-associated protein, producing MNNMNQMMKQVKKMQEQMLKAQEELADKTVQGTSGGGVVTAEVNGHKKLLAITIKPEAVDPEDVEMLQDLVMTAVNDAMAKADEIANKDMGKFTGGMNIPGLF
- the dnaX gene encoding DNA polymerase III subunit gamma/tau, which gives rise to MEHIALYRAWRPQSFQDMVGQQHIIQTLQNAIREQRTSHAYLFSGPRGTGKTSAAKILAKAVNCERGPAPEPCNECEACRRITTGAVMDVQEIDAASNRGVEEIRDLREKVKYAPTEVRQKVYIIDEVHMLTTEAFNALLKTLEEPPPHVMFILATTEPHRLPATIISRCQRFDFRRVSLEEQTARLTLICEQEGMEADQDALQYIARLSDGGMRDALSVLDQISSFTDGRVTYQQVMDMTGGIASEQFASLAASLLKGDVGHILQMIEGFMHEGKSADKCMENLLYYFRDLLMIKMVPDADKLTDRVLNPESFRDMAESFTREQLFHMIDTLNRYQSEMKYAVQPQTLFEVALLKLCSIPAQGEASVQAGSSAQAASADGGEINRLKQQLAELEKKLDRALKSGLSGGEGASNAPSRPATRAPVSRGNSPAKLPAQLDQYVARKGAPEFAEISKKWSQILQRVKEERVTVHAWFVDGEPVSLLEDNVLVAFKNNIHRETTEKQANREVIERVLSEQLGRPARLVTMMLKDWTGAMEGASDAPKEDFKLEPEHEDGGSGDKQPWIDEAIQLFGEDLVVIKE
- the rpmE gene encoding 50S ribosomal protein L31, with amino-acid sequence MKEAIHPKYTIGQVSCACGNTFETGSVKDGLRVEICSACHPFFTGKQKFIDAGGRVDRFKKKYGI
- a CDS encoding radical SAM protein — its product is MYLVYADEKGNVFDHPSLYGLARSGDMIVEIMEDELIPLPEGATLVGLPSTRPIGMDPDTGEMLPMPTDTQAVGALLPQGFTRLCLPGYVKTDKEYKLPLFGYSAVVWKDGGFYVTAAKSDSPDQWNPLNCDRDDVRSGVKRLTEQYPENRLYTHLSNCALGYECLTSSNTFLNRWEGGVPVSYSCNAGCFGCISEQPDDSGFVSPQTRMNFRPRVDEIVEVMLEHLKTPESIISFGQGCEGEPSTQAKLIIEAIREVRSITDMGYININTNAGLNDHIRGIVDAGLDLMRVSTISALDDHYNAYYKPRGYTLANVEKSMKYAAQQGVYTSINYLIFPGVTDREEEIEAMIEFARRTDLRLIQMRNLNIDPESYLELIPPAQGDILGMKQMIEIFEDELPDVVIGSYTHVPPAGMARPKRLITS